A single window of Thermodesulfovibrionales bacterium DNA harbors:
- a CDS encoding electron transfer flavoprotein subunit beta/FixA family protein — translation AYTLSRAIKMLGADIVICGKQAIDGDTAQVGPELAEFLDIPHVAYVRKINSITENSVVVERLMDDGYDIVESSIPVLMTVVKELNEPRLPSLRGKIAAKKAEVKKIGLKDIEADENLVGLKGSPTQVKRIFAPELKKERKLFDGTPEEQVEKLLQELKNLKCQFI, via the coding sequence GCCTATACCCTATCGAGGGCGATAAAGATGCTTGGTGCTGATATCGTCATATGTGGAAAGCAGGCTATAGATGGAGATACAGCTCAGGTGGGTCCTGAACTTGCCGAATTTCTGGACATACCCCATGTGGCATATGTAAGAAAGATAAATTCGATAACAGAGAATTCTGTAGTTGTTGAGAGATTGATGGATGATGGCTATGACATTGTGGAATCCTCAATCCCTGTTCTTATGACAGTTGTGAAGGAACTGAATGAACCAAGGCTTCCATCCCTTAGAGGTAAAATAGCAGCAAAGAAGGCAGAAGTCAAAAAAATTGGTTTAAAAGACATAGAGGCAGATGAAAATCTTGTTGGCCTAAAGGGTTCACCAACACAGGTAAAAAGAATATTTGCACCTGAATTAAAGAAAGAAAGAAAACTCTTTGATGGGACTCCAGAAGAGCAGGTAGAGAAGCTTCTTCAGGAGTTGAAAAATCTTAAATGTCAGTTTATATAG
- a CDS encoding FAD-binding protein produces the protein MKIFVRSETCTGCENCIDSCPYTAIVMKEGKAFITEYCQLCRACLSVCPEGAIIEIMEEGEARATTDSSFRGVWVFAEQRNGKVASVSFELLGAGRRLSDILGVELSAVLFGGSEEEARELIKYGADRVYLCDDPRLEKFNDEPYARLLASLINTHKPEIVLAGATPVGRSFFPRVAAIVHAGLTADCTAFDIEPDTRNLLQTRPAFGGNIMATIVTPTRRPQMATVRPRVMKKLEPDPKRSGEIVYVKPDNLTSRTRVIDTVREVSELTVNLQDAEVIVAGGRGLGDAKGFRMLEELASLLGGAIGASRAAVDAGWISYSHQIGQTGKTVCPRLYIACGISGAVQHLVGMQSSDIIVAINKNPEAPIFKVADYGIVGDVYEIVPLLIKKMKELKGI, from the coding sequence ATGAAAATATTTGTAAGAAGCGAGACCTGTACAGGCTGTGAGAACTGTATAGACTCCTGTCCCTATACAGCAATTGTTATGAAAGAGGGAAAGGCCTTTATTACAGAATACTGTCAGCTCTGCAGGGCCTGTCTCAGTGTATGCCCTGAGGGAGCTATTATTGAAATTATGGAGGAAGGAGAAGCTCGCGCCACAACTGATTCTTCTTTCAGAGGTGTATGGGTATTTGCAGAGCAGAGGAATGGAAAGGTAGCTTCTGTCAGCTTCGAACTACTCGGAGCTGGAAGAAGACTTTCTGATATACTTGGAGTTGAGCTTTCTGCAGTGCTTTTTGGTGGTTCCGAGGAAGAGGCAAGAGAACTGATCAAATATGGTGCTGACAGGGTTTACCTATGCGATGATCCTCGACTTGAGAAATTTAATGATGAACCCTATGCAAGATTGCTTGCATCACTTATAAATACACACAAACCTGAGATTGTCCTTGCCGGAGCTACACCTGTTGGAAGGTCTTTTTTCCCCAGGGTCGCTGCCATTGTGCATGCCGGTCTAACAGCAGACTGTACAGCCTTTGATATTGAACCTGACACAAGAAATCTCCTCCAGACGAGACCTGCCTTTGGCGGAAATATTATGGCAACTATAGTGACTCCTACAAGAAGACCACAGATGGCTACCGTAAGACCAAGAGTTATGAAAAAGCTCGAGCCAGATCCGAAAAGAAGCGGAGAGATAGTATATGTGAAACCTGACAATCTTACTTCAAGAACAAGGGTCATAGATACAGTCAGGGAGGTTTCAGAGCTTACTGTCAATCTTCAGGATGCAGAGGTAATAGTGGCTGGTGGAAGGGGACTGGGTGATGCAAAGGGATTCAGGATGCTTGAGGAACTTGCCTCACTGCTCGGTGGTGCCATAGGCGCATCAAGGGCTGCTGTTGATGCCGGGTGGATATCTTACAGTCATCAGATAGGACAGACTGGAAAGACTGTATGCCCCAGGTTGTATATTGCCTGTGGCATATCTGGAGCTGTCCAGCATCTTGTGGGAATGCAGTCCTCTGATATAATAGTGGCGATAAACAAGAATCCAGAGGCACCAATATTTAAAGTGGCAGATTATGGTATTGTGGGTGATGTTTACGAGATAGTTCCATTACTTATAAAGAAGATGAAGGAGCTGAAGGGGATATGA
- the fabD gene encoding ACP S-malonyltransferase — protein MIAFVFPGQGSQYVGMGKDLYDNFPEVRDIFREASDTLGYDMTRLCFEGPKDLLDKTSKTQPAILTVSIACLRLMELKGKRPDVVAGHSLGEYTACVAAGVLSFKDCLRIVEKRGIFMEQAVPEGKGLMAAILGLERAALEEVLRSVSSGYVTAANFNCPGQIVISGEKEAVLEAVEISREKGAKKAVPLQVSVPSHSKLMLGASEQLAQILKEFNFNDAKVPVVSNVDGRSRTSGAEIKEALVRQLYSSVLWEDSVRNIYGEGINIFVEIGPGKVLSGLIRRIVSDATILNIEDKNTFLSTLEHI, from the coding sequence ATGATTGCCTTTGTATTTCCGGGTCAGGGTTCTCAGTATGTAGGTATGGGAAAGGATCTTTATGATAACTTTCCTGAAGTAAGGGATATATTCAGAGAAGCATCTGATACACTTGGTTATGACATGACAAGGTTATGTTTTGAGGGTCCAAAAGACCTTCTTGATAAAACATCAAAGACACAGCCTGCAATTCTTACTGTAAGCATTGCATGTCTGAGATTAATGGAGCTAAAAGGCAAAAGACCAGATGTTGTGGCAGGGCACAGTCTTGGAGAATATACTGCCTGTGTAGCAGCTGGTGTTTTGAGTTTTAAGGATTGTCTGAGGATTGTTGAAAAAAGGGGTATCTTTATGGAGCAGGCTGTGCCTGAAGGTAAGGGCCTTATGGCGGCAATACTGGGGCTAGAGAGAGCGGCTCTCGAAGAGGTCTTAAGAAGTGTGAGCTCCGGCTATGTAACAGCTGCAAACTTTAACTGTCCCGGTCAGATAGTTATTTCCGGTGAAAAGGAGGCTGTTCTTGAGGCAGTGGAGATCTCCAGAGAGAAGGGTGCAAAGAAGGCTGTACCTCTCCAGGTCAGTGTTCCCTCTCATTCAAAATTGATGCTCGGAGCATCAGAGCAACTTGCGCAGATATTAAAGGAATTCAATTTCAATGATGCAAAAGTACCTGTTGTAAGCAATGTTGATGGCCGCTCAAGAACCTCAGGAGCTGAAATAAAAGAAGCCCTTGTAAGGCAGCTTTACTCAAGCGTTCTCTGGGAGGATTCAGTAAGAAATATCTATGGAGAGGGTATTAATATCTTTGTTGAGATAGGGCCGGGAAAGGTACTTTCAGGACTCATAAGGAGGATAGTTTCTGATGCGACGATACTGAATATAGAGGACAAAAACACATTTCTTAGTACATTAGAACATATATGA